The window GACCCTTGAATTTGAAGCGTATTTTTGCCCGCAACGTATGGATCAGGACTGGCACGCGACTTGCTCTAGTAGCGGACATCGTCTTCGGACGTCGCCCAAGCAACCCCTTTAACGGGACCGGGGGCTACTGGGTGTGAGTCGTCGGGGGGAGGCAAACTGTATGTGTAGAGATTGTAACGGGGTGAGTCTCTGCGCTTGCTTCCACCCGGCGACTCAGTTGTACGGGGTGGGGCCCACGGGGTGGGGCCCCAGAAATGCAAAACCCGAACTCGTTTCCGAGCTCGGGTTCGCCGAACAACTACGGTCGCCATGTCCATCGCTAGCTAGCTAAATAGACAGGCGACCGGTGTCACGATCTCGCGGTCAGCCGATCAGCATGAACGCAACGACGAGGCCGTAAATTGCGATCGACTCGATCAGCACCATGCCGAGGATGAAGTTGGTGAACATCGCTCCAGCGGCGCCCGGGTTGCGCGCGATACCGGCGGTGGTGTTGCCGGCCGTCAGTCCCTGGCCAATTCCGCAGCCGAGACCAGCGAGACCCACGGCGAGACCCGCACCAATGCCGGGACCCATTCCAAGGCCGTGGTCGGCTCCCTGGGCCATTGCGACGCCGGGTAGCACGACGGCAACCAAGGTCCAAACCAGCAACTTTCCAAACTTCTTCATGATGATCTCCTTAAGATGAAACCTGTGTTCTAAACAGTTCTTGTAAAGGCCGTGCGGCCGCCAAATCGAACAAAAATCATTAGTTCGTTCTATTAAGTTCGTTCTTTGATTGTTCTTTGATTAGTGAGGCTCCTGCGAGGCGGAGCCGATGTAAATCATGGTCAAAAGAGCGAATACGACGGCCTGGAGGAAGCACACCATCAGGCCCAGGCCCATGAAGACGGCTGGGATCGCGAAAGGCACAAGCGAAATCCAGACTGCGACGACCTGGTGATCTGCGTACATGTTGGCCAACAGTCGGACGGCCAGGGTCAAGATGCGGGCCAGATGCAACACGATCTCGAGCGGCAGGAAGAACGGCGTCAGGGGACGTACGTGATAGGTCGTCCCGCCGATCTTGACGTTCATCAGCGCCGGACCCATGAATTGGTAGATGTACTTGAAACCGTGGATACGGATGCCCACGTAGTTGTAGTACACGAACGAGATGATCGCCCAGGCGGCCGTGGTGTTGACGTCAGAGGTTGAACCTCCGACTCCGGGCACCAGACCCATCAGGTTCGAAACCAGTACAAAGAAGAAGATCGTGCCGATCAAGGGGAAGTGACTGCGCCAGTCCTCGCCCATGATGTCCCGACTGAGGTCCGCGAGTTGGATCACGATCACTTCGATCAGATTGCGGAGCGTCACGCCCTCGTCGGGCAGGATGCCGCCGCCCTCGCTGGCAAGCTTGCTCTTGATCGACAGGGCTGCACCGCCCAACAGGATTGCCGCGAGTGCCGCAGCTTGAAAGACCATGCTGATGCCGACGGATTCGAGAGGTGCGTATACGCTGGTCATTCGGTCTCCTGGGCGCGATGGGAAAGCTGCCGCCCGGGATTCCAGACGCTGAATTCGTCCCAGCTCGGATCTTCGGGGCCAATTGCAGGGGCGGGGTCCTGGGGCACGAGCTTGGGTCGGTTCCACACCGCCGCGGCCACGGTTGCGGGCATTGCTAGCGATAGCCCGATCACCAGGCCGACGGGATCTGCGCCGGACATCAAGGCGGCGATGATTCCGCCGAACACCAGACCGAGGCGCAAGCCCAGGACGACAACCCAGGGCCCGCCACCGTTCACCACGCCGGTAAACAGAGCCTCCGCGGTCCGATGAAGAAAGCGGAAGTTCACGGCTTCGAGCGCCACACCGATGGCGAGGCTACCGGCAAAGTGAGGCGAGGCGATTGCGAACGAGGCCGCGATCGCACCTGCACCGATCCCCATGTTGAGTTTTTCGGCGGGATAGAGCTTCATCGATTCATCGATCGCTTTCCTGGTCTTGGTCTTGGTCATTCTCTGGTCTATCGGCGGTACCAGAAGTTTCCGTTGCTCGTTCTGTCGGTCCCGCCGGGTCTGGCTCGGCCGGTCTCATGCGTACGATTCGCAGCAGCATGGCGAGGAAGCCGATTCCCGTACCCACCAACAAGCCAACTGGGGCGGAATCAAAGTAGCTGTCGCACCAGTAACCGAAACCAACGGCGATCGGCACAGCCAAAACGGCTTCGAACGCGCCTTGATAGCTGGCCTTCTGTTGTTCAGTCAGGCCTTGCTTCTTGCCCGGACCCGACGTCTCGCCAAGTCCGTATCGCTTGCCGAGACTTTGTTTCGTTTTGCAAACCTCGAAGCGCGAGAGCGCTTACGAATCGGGTCGAGCGTTCGCGCGCGATCCATCAGGCGGGCGCCGTTGGCTTCTCGCTTCCGGGCGCTCGCAAGTTCTCTTCTGAATTCAGTGCCTTACGGGCTTTTAAATCGAGCGGGGCCCCTCGGGCGGCGGCATAGTAGCCGACCTCCCAGACCCGCTCAACGGCGTTCAGCGTCGAGAAACGCAATGGCAACCATTAGTTGCGGGTGTACTGGCCACCCATGGCGGGGGAGAGGGTGCGGCGGTCAGAACGGATCACCCGATTGAAAATCACGGGTTCTCGCCGGTGCTCTTTAACGCTTTTCGTTCACAGGCGAGCGACGCTGCGCAGGGCTTCGCTCGCGACCTCGAGGGTCTGGTCGATATCCGCCTTGCGGTGGGCGAGGGAGACAAATGCCGCCTCGAAGGAAGAGGGTGCCAGGTAAATCCCCCCTTCGAGCATGGCTGTAAAGAAGCACTTGAAGCGCTCCTGGCTGGCCTTCTTGGCGTCGGTAAAGTTTCGCACGGGACCCGGATGAAAGAAGAAGCCCATCATCCCGCCGGCGGCGGCGACACAGAATTCGACACCCTCGTCTCGCGCAATCTTCGCCAGGCCCTTGGTAAATTGCTGTGCGCGAGCGGTGAGTTTTTCGTAAACACCTTTGTGTTGCAGCTGTCGCAGGGTTTCGAGGCCCGCCGCCATCGCGAGGGGGTTTCCCGAAAGGGTTCCGGCCTGGTAGATGTCGCCCTCGGGCGCGATGCGTTCCATCAGGTCTCGACGCCCCCCATAGGCGGCCGCGGGCAGCCCACCTCCTACAATCTTGCCGAGGCAGGTGAGGTCGGGCGTCACACCGAACAGCGATTGCGCGCTCCCCGGATGAACCCGAAATCCCGTCATCACTTCGTCGAAGATCAGCAGGGCTCCGCGATCCGTGCACAGGTCGCGCAGGCCTTCGAGAAAGCCGGGCTGCGGTGGGACGAAGCCCATGTTGCCCGCGATCGGCTCGACGATCACGCACGCGAGATCGTCGCCCCATCGCGCAAATGCGTCGGTGACGGCATCGAGGTCGTTGAATGGGGCCTGAACGGTGAGCTCGGTCATGGCCTTGGGCACCCCCGGCGAACCCGGGATGCCAAGGGTCGCAACACCGCTTCCGGCACCGACCAACAGGCCGTCGGAGTGGCCGTGGTAGCAGCCGTCGAACTTTAGAATCCGGTCGCGTCCCGTCACCCCGCGCGCGAGTCGAATGGCGCTCAGGGTCGCTTCGGTCCCGCTGCTCACCATGCGAACTTTTTCGATACTGGGGACGAGCTTGCAGATCTCCTCGGCGAGCTCCGTTTCAATTTGCGTGGGTGCGCCAAAGCTCGTGCCACGGCGCAATGTATCGCGCAGGGCGCGCAAGACCTTGGGGTGTGCGTGGCCCAAGATGAGCGGACCCCACGAACCCACGTAGTCGATGTACTCGTTGCCGTCGACGTCGTAGATGCGACAGCCCTTGCCGCGTTCGATGAAGCGCGGCACGCCGCCCACGGATCCAAACGCGCGAACGGGAGAGTTGACGCCGCCGGGGATGCTCTGCAGGGCGCGCGCGAGTTGGGCGCGAGAGAGCTCGTCTTTCATGATGCCATGATGCCTCCAAGCGGATCCGCATGCGGTGCTTTGGGGGTGCGGTTCGAGAGGTTCTAACTCGAGTCCGAATCGGATGAGTCGCTACTCGCAGTGTCGATTCCGCTTTCGGCCAGTCGCTCGACCGAAACGACGCTCTCGCCGGCGTCGAGATTCATGACCCGAACCCCCTGGGTTGCGCGCCCCATCGTCGAAATCGTGTTCACTGGACAGCGCAGAACCTTGCCGCCACTGGTGATGAGCATGAGCTCGTCCGTTTCGACAACTTGCTCGATCCCCACTACTTCGCCGTTACGAAGGTTTGTACGAATCGCGATGATCCCCTGGCCGCCGCGCTTCTGTACCCGGTAGTCGTCGAGGGGAGTGCGCTTGCCGTAGCCGTTTTTCGTCACGGTGAAGATGGTCGCGTCGGGAGAGAGGATCTCCATGCCCACGACCTTGTCGGAAACGCCGTCGGATGTGGTGAGGGTAATGCCCTTGACGCCCGCGGCGCTGCGGCCCATGGGTCGGACCTCCGATTCGCTGAAGCGAATGGACTTGCCGCCCTGGGTCGCGAGAATGACTTCGTTCTGCCCGGTCGTGCGGCCGGCTGCAATCAGTTCGTCGCCGTCGGTGAGGTTGATTGCGATAATGCCCGCACGTCGGGGGTTCGCGAACGAGGCGAGGGCGGTCTTTTTGATCAAACCGTTACGGGTGCTGAGCAGGACGAAATCGTCGTCGACGTTTTCGAAGCTGCGCACCGGCAGCATGGTCTGCACCGCCTCGCCCTGTTGCAGCTGGAGTACGTTGACAATGGCCTTGCCCTTGGCCGCACGACCCAACTGCGGCAATGCGTGGACCTTGATCCAGTGCACGCGTCCCTTGTTGGTGAAGAACAGCACATACGCGTGGGTCGAGGCGATGAACAGGTGTCGCACGAAGTCTTCGTCCCGGGTCACCATGCCGCGCGCGCCCTTGCCCCCGCGCCGCTGGGCGCGGTACTGGGTGATGGGATTGCGTTTGATGTAGCCGAGATGAGAGAGCGTCACGACCATGTCTTCTTCGACGATCAAGTCCTCATTCGAAATGCCGTCGACCGCCACCGTTATTTCGGTGCGTCGATCGTCTCCAAACTGCTCCCCAACTTCTTCGATTTCTTCGATGACGACGTCGAGGACGAGCTCATCGCTCGCGAGCAATGTCTTGAGTTCGGCAATTTTCCCCCGCAGTTCGCGCAACTCGTTCAAGATCTTTTCGCGCTCGAGGGCGGTCAGGGCGCGCAGTCGCAGCTCGAGGATCGCCTGGGCCTGGCGCTCGGTCAGGGCGAAGCGCTCCATCAGTTGGCTGCGCGCTTCGTTGGCGGTTTCGGAGGCGCGGATCATTGCGATGACTTCGTCGAGGTTGTCGAGTGCGAGCTCGAAGCCTTCGAGGACGTGTGCCCGGGCTTCGGCCTGGGCGAGGTCGTAGATCGCGCGGCGGATTACCACTTCTTTGCGGAAGCTGAGGAAGTGGTTCATGCAGGTCTGGACCGGCAACGTCTCGGGGCGGCCGTTCACAAGTGCGAGCAGGTTGACGCCGAACGTCGTCTGCATCGCTGTCATTTTGAACAGTTGGTTGAGGATCACGTCGCGGTTCGCGTCGCGTCGGAGTTCGACCACGATCCGCATGCCTTCTCGATTTGATTCGTCGCGCAAGTCGACGATGCCAGCGATCCGACCTTCACGGACCAGGTCCGCCATCCGTTCGAGCAAGGCGCTCTTGTTGACCTGGTAGGGAATTTCCGTAACGACGATGCGTTCTCCGCGCTTGGTCTCTTCGAATTCCGCCCGCGCGCGCAGGGTCAGGTGACCGCGACCCGTCTTGAAGTAACTCCGCACGCCATCGGTTCCGCACAGAAGCGCACCGGTGGGAAAGTCTGGGCCGGGCATTCGATCCAGGATGTCGTCGAGGCTGCAGTCCGGGTTGCGTGCCTGGTAGACGATCGCCGCGGTCAATTCGCGCAGGTTGTGCGGGGGAACATTGGTCGCCATCCCCACGGCGATTCCCGAAGAGCCGTTTGCGAGCAAGTTGGGGAAGCGCGCGGGAAGCACCACGGGTTCGAGCATCTGGCCGTCAAAGTTCGGTTGGAAATCGACGGTCTCGCGGTCGATGTCGCGCAGCATCTCCCGCGCGATGAAGGCGAGGCGCGCCTCGGTATAGCGGTAGGCCGCTGCGGGGTCGCCGTCGATCGAGCCGAAGTTCCCCTGGCCGTCGACCAGCGGATAGCGGAGTGAAAAATCCTGGGCCATGCGGACCATGGAGTCGTAGACCGCACTGTCGCCGTGGGGGTGGTAGTGCTTCAGGACTTCTCCCACGACACCTGCCGACTTCGAGTAGCGGCGGTTGGGAAGCAGTCCCTCCTGATTCATCGCGTAGAGGATGCGGCGGTGGACGGGCTTGAGTCCGTCGCGCACGTCGGGCAGCGCTCGCGTGATGATGACCGACATCGAGTAGGCGAGAAACGAGCTGCGGACTTCGTCTTCAATATTGACAGGCATGAGGTTGCCGCCGACGGGCGGATCGCCGCCGTCGCCCGTTCCCTCGAAGTCTTGTGGATCGTCGCTCAATGGAACCTCTACATGCGCGGGGGCCAGCGACCCCGTGCGCCTAGCTAGACGTCGAGGTTTTCGACGTTGAGGGCGTTGTCCTCGATGAACTTGCGCCTGGGCTCGACGACGTCGCCCATCAGCGTGGTGAATACCTCGTCCGCTTCAACCGAATCATCGACTCGGACTTGGCACAGCACGCGATTTGCGGGGTTCATGGTGGTATCTGCGAGCTGCTCGGGGTTCATCTCACCCAGGCCCTTGTAGCGCTGAATCGAGACGCCCTTCTGACCAATTTCGAGCACACTCGCGAGCAGTTCGTCGGCCCCGTTGAACTCGCGAACGTCGTCGTCGAGCCGCAGGTTGTAGGGTCTGGGTGCAATTTCCGCGATCTCGTGGTGCAGGCGGATCAAGCGCTGCATGTCGCTCGACTCCATGAACGTGCGGTCGATCGTGAGCCGGTGTTCGATGCCCGCGCGCCGGGTCGTCGCAATCAGATAGGCGGCGCCGTTGCCGCCTTCCGTCGCAAAGCGAACCGCATCGGCGTTGGGAGCGATGAGTGCAAACTCTTCCTGGATCCTCGGCCCGATTTCGCCGAGTAGTACTTCGGGATCGCTCAAGTCGTCATCCGCAGTGAGGTTGCTCCTCACCAGGGCATTGATCACGCGCTCATCGAACATCCGCACCACAAAGCGATCGAGCGCCTTGCGAAACGTGCTCGCCTTTGCGAACAGCTCGCCGAGCACCTCTCCTTCGACGGGAGTGGCGTTTTCTCCGCTGGTGACGACGGCCATGGCAAGCGCATGATCGAGCAAGTACTCCTCGAGGGCGGGTTCGTCTTTTAGATACACCACCTTCTTGCCGCGCTGGGCGCGGAACAGGGGTGGCAGGGCGATGTAGAGATAGCCGTGGTCGATGAGCTCCCGCATCTGTCGGTAGAAGAAGGTGAGCAACAGGGTGCGGATGTGACTGCCGTCGACATCGGCGTCGGTCATGATCACGACCTTGTGGTAGCGCGCCTTTTCGGCATTGAAGTCGAGCCCGATGCCACAGCCGAGCGCCGCAATGATGGCCTGGATCTCCGCGCTCGCGAGCATGCGATCGAGGCGCGCACGTTCGACGTTGAGGATCTTGCCGCGAATCGGGAGAATCGCCTGGGTCCTGCGATCGCGACCCTGCTTGGCCGTGCCTCCAGCCGAATCGCCCTCGACGATGAAGATCTCACACAACCTTGGATCGCGTTCCTGACAGTCTGCGAGTTTGCCGGGCAGGCTGAAGTCGGCCAGCGCGCCTTTGCGTCGCGCCAGATCTCGGGCTTTGCGCGCGGCCTCACGGGCCTTGGCAGCATCTACCACCTTGGCCACGATGGGCTTCGCGACCCGCGGATTCTCTTCCAGGAAACTGCTCAGCTCCTGGTACAGGATCGCTTCGACAATACCCTTGACCTCGCTGGTGCCGAGCTTCGCCTTGGTCTGCCCCTCAAACTCGGGCTGGGGGAGCTTCACGGACACCACCGCCGTAAGGCCTTCGCGCAAATCGTCGCCGCTGACGCTTTCTGCGGGACTCTTGCCCCCCTTGGCCAGGTTCGTGAGGTAGCGGTTTATCGTGCGCGTGAGCGCCGTGCGAAACCCGATCAGGTGACTGCCGCCTTCATTCGTGTTGATGTTGTTCGCGAAGGAAAAAACGCTCTCGTTGTAAGAATCGTTGTACTGCAGTGCGATTTCAACGTTGACCAGAACCGTGCGTCCGTGGTCGTTGAAGGACTTCTCGCCCGAAATGTAGATGGGGTCGTCGTGCAGCGGGGTCTTGTGCTCGTTCAAATGCTCTACAAAGGAACGGATCCCGCCCTCGTAACAGAAGTCGTGTCTCTTGTCGTCGCGCTCGTCGACGATCATGATGCGGACCCCGGCGTTCAGAAACGAAAGCTCGCGCAAGCGCTGGGACAAGATGTCGAAGGAGAAGTCGACCGAGGGAAAGATCTCCGGGTCGGGCGAAAATAAAATTTTGGTGCCGGTCTTTTCGGTCTCGCCGATCGATGCGAGCGGAGACGTGGGAAAGCCGCGCTCATAGTGCTGCTGCCAGACTTCTCCGCTGCGACTGATTGTGAGCTCGAGCTTGGTCGAGAGCGCGTTTACAACCGATATCCCGACGCCGTGAAGTCCGCCCGAAACCTTGTAGCTCTTCTCGTCGAACTTCCCGCCCGCGTGCAGGGTCGTCATCACGACCTCGGCCGCCGACCGCTCTTCCGTGGGATGAATATCGACCGGGATCCCGCGACCGTCGTCTTCGATACTGATACTGCCGTCGGTATGGAGAACGATTGAAATTTCGTTGCAGAAGCCCGCCAACGCTTCGTCGATTGAATTGTCCACGACTTCATAGACGAGGTGGTGCAGTCCAGCGGGACCGGTGGTCCCGATGTACATGGCGGGTCGTTTACGAACTGGCTCGAGACCCTCGAGGACCTCGATCGAACTAGCGTCGTATGTCACGCGCGGGTTGTCCCTGATGTTTCTTGCACTCTATGTCTGCCTGTTCTGTTTGCGTGCCGCGCGCTTTCGCCGGCAGGCTGTACTTTCGGATCAACTCCAAGAGCGGGAATCGTCGAGTGTTCCAGGGCAATCGAGCGCCCATTGATAACTTCGTCCCTCGTTCCGGGGCTTCGAATTTTGACGATGCGATGCGAAGTCGCGGCGCAGCTGTGGCTCCTCGGGCAAAGAATTTTCGCCCTTTTGGGCGGTTTAAAAAGTGGATTTTTTGTGATGTCGAACCGAAAAACTCCGGGCGGTACGCGCTTGTGCGCGACCCCGGAGCGCCGCGGTTTCGCGTAGGTTACAGAATACGTAAGTCTGCGTAAAGACTCTGGGTTCGACGAATTTCAGCTGCCCGCAACGCGCCGGGCGATGGGGCGCTGTTCTCGCTTGAAACCGCTGTCGAAACCCGGCCTGCCCCGGCTCAAACTCGCATCGGCATGACGACCGCGAGGGTGTCTTCATCGTCGGTCGGAACCAACTGTGCGGGAGCGAGTTCGTTCTGTAGACCAAAGCGAACTTCCTTCGAGCGGAGCGTCGAAAGTGCGTCCATGAGGTAACGGGCATTGAAGCCGATCGCGAGGTCTTCACCCGCGAAATCGATGTCCAGCTCTTCTCGCGCATCACCCAAATCCGGGTTGCTCGAGCTGATTGTCAGCCGCCCGTTGCTGAGTTCCAGCTTGACCGCCCTGCTGCGCTCCGACGACAGCAGCGCAACTCTGCGTAGAGCCCGTCCGAACTCCTCAGCGGGCAACACAATCGAGCGCTCGATCTTGGTGGGAAGCACCTGGGTGTAGTTGGGGAACTCGCCCTCGATGAGCCGCATGATCAGGGTCACCCTGCCCTTGCGCGCCAAACCGTTATTGCCCTCGAACGCGAGTTCGATTTCGTCAGCGTCGTCTTCGTCGACGAGCTTCTTGAGTTCCCCGATCCCTTTACGGGGGATTATGACCCCGTTCTCCAGACCCAAGACATCTTCGGAAAGGGTTCGATCGACCGACGCCAAGCGATGGCCATCGGTTGCGACCATGCGGATGCGGCCAGGCTCGTCGAGAACTTCGAGATACACGCCATTGAGGTTGTAGCGCGTCTCATCCACAGAGGCGGCGTACATCGTTCGTTCGATCATCACGCTCAAGACCTGGGCCTGCACCCTCGCGGTCTGTTTGGGCGCAAAGTCCGGGAGTGTTGGGTATTCCTCCGGCGAGGTGCCGGCGAGGGTAAAGTCGCTGCGGGCACATTTGATATTGAGATACCCGTTAGCGGTCGCTTCGAGAAAAATATCCTCTTCTGGCAACTCGCGAACAATCTCAAAGAGCTTCTTTGCCGAAACCGTGACGCCACCGGCCTTCTTGACCTTCGCGTCGTGAGAACTTTGAATCCCGACCTCGAGATCGGTGGCCGCGAGATGAAGCTGCGCGGCCTCATCGCCTGCCTTGACCGTTGCACGAATCAAGACGTTGGCCAGGATCGGCATTGAGTTGCGTTTTTCGACGATGCTCTGAAGACGTGAGAGACCTGTTTGTAACTCGCCTTTGCTAATTGAGAGTTTCATCTTCATCCTATTTATTTTTTGGATAGATTTATTAGAGAGAGATAGTAGTAATAGGTGGCTGACAATCGGATAAAACCCACCTAATCAGTGGATGTAAAACAGGATTACTGATCGCCTAGATTTGTCGGGTACCACGTGAACTGTCGGAAACCGGGAGGCCGGGTCGTTTCTGGGGTGTTATGCGTCACGATTTGACTCGGAGCTTACCACGAACCTCGGGTCGAGGTGACGGTTTTGTCCAGAGACTTCGGTGCGTTGAGTGTCCGGGAAGCTAGGGTTCGGCGTTGCAGGAGCTCTTCGCGGTGGATAAGATCTCGCGTCCGCAGAATGCCGGCGGGCGGTTGGAACCCGCTGAGAAATGGGGGTCGGGGACGCTCGAGCCAGGTCAGTTTTTTGGCCGGCCAGGAGGCGTGAGTCGGCCGCAGGGTTTTTGCGGGTCGATGGGAACTGTCGGCGGAACGCTCGAGTGATGGCCGGCCGTCTAGCGGATCGACCGTTTGCAGACGTCGAGTGCACGTGTCGAGAGTTCAGCGAATTCAAGACCAGCAGAGAAGTTGTCGTACTCGGTCGCAAGTGATCGAAAGCAGCGGTTGGGTCGAGCGGGTGTCGGACGGTGGAGACAAGCACGAAGAAGGACGAAGAGAGAAGCGATCGAGCGCGAAATCGCTTGATCTTCGCAGTTCGGGGAAGTAGCGAGAAACGGCTTTAATTGGGTGATTGGGGAGGTTTAAAAAAGTCACTCGAGGCCGGCCGCAGGCTGAGCCCAAGCAGAATTTACGGTTGTCGAACTTCGATTATTCGACCGACAACTCGACCACTAGAACAAAACTTGCAATATCCGCATTCAAGCAAAGAGAGCATGAGCAATGAAGCGCACATACCAGCCCAGTCGAATCAAAAGAAAACGCAAGCACGGCTTTCGAAGCCGGATGAGCACCAAGGCGGGACGCGCGATCTTGAGCCGCCGCCGGGCGAAGGGACGCTCGCGTCTCACGGTCTCGGTGGGCTCGAAGTAGGGGCGACTGTGCCCCCCCCCGCTCGCTTTCAACGAGCGGATCGAGTGATTTCTGCTCGGGACTACGCACGGGTGCGCCGCCAGGGCGGACGCGCGGCTTCGAAGAACTTCGCGGTTTCGATCGCCGCCCGGGACGAAGAAGTGCCCGGCCAGGACGGATCCGGGAATAAATCGCGGACACGCCTCGGACTCATTGTCAGCCGAAAGGTCGGGAACGCGGTGGTGAGGAATCGCGTGAAGCGGTCGATCCGTGAGTGGTTTCGGACTACCGGCACCCGGTTGGCGGAAGGCGTCGATATTGTGGTGATTGCGCGTCAGGGCGCGGCCAACAAACTGTCGAGCGAGATCTGGCGAGAACTCAGTTCGCTGTTCTCAAAGGGATTGTCGAAGAGTCCGGTGGTCACGAAATCAGGGGTGAGAAAATGACGCGAGTGACTACTCGTGAGACTTTGGGAATAGCGCGGTCGATCGCAATATTCGCCATCCGCCTCTACCAGATACTGATATCGCCGTTCTTCGCCCCGGCGTGCCGTTTTGCGCCCAGCTGTTCGCAGTACGCAATAGACGCAGTGGGCCGCCACGGTGTTTTGCGCGGTTGTTCGCTCGCTGCGCGGCGACTCGTAAAGTGCCACCCCCTACACGAGGGCGGGTTCGACCCCGTTCCCTGAGGCATATCGTTGGACCGCAACACCCTTCTAGCCATTGCATTGTCGCTACTCGTGCTGAGCGCCTGGTCCTCTTGGGAGGCGACCCACGTGCCGCCGCCGACAGAGGCGGCGGAGGAAGCCGCAGCGGCCCC is drawn from Myxococcales bacterium and contains these coding sequences:
- the yidD gene encoding membrane protein insertion efficiency factor YidD: MTRVTTRETLGIARSIAIFAIRLYQILISPFFAPACRFAPSCSQYAIDAVGRHGVLRGCSLAARRLVKCHPLHEGGFDPVP